atatctaagaaTAACAACaaagcagccggcgccgtggcttaacaggctaatcctccgccttgtggcaccagcacacagggttctagtcccagttggggcgccggattctatcccggttgcccctcttccaggccagctctctgctatggcccgggaaggcagtggaggatggcccaagtccttgggccctgcacccgcatgggagaccaggagaagcacctggctcctggcttcggatcagcgtgatgcgccggccacagcggccattggggggtgaaccaacggcaaaaaggaagacctttctctctgtctctctctctcactttccactctgcctgtccaaaaaaaaaaaaaaaaaaaaaaagaataacaacaaagcaaaagaattgatattaggaaataaaatttgtgtaaaaaaagagatgatgctcatattttacatattatttgggtcttatttttatttgcatgaaggaaatattataaataaataatatactgatggggccagcactgttgtgcaacaggttaaacccctggcctgaagcactggcatcccacatgggcgccagttctagtcccggccatttctcttctgatccagctctctgctatggcctgggaaagcagcagaagattgcacaagttcttgggcccctgcacccacatgggagaccaagaagaagctcctggttcctagcttcggattggtgcagctccggccattgcagcaatctggagaatgaaccagcaaatggaagacttttctctctgtctctacctctctctgtaactctgtctttcaaataaataaaataaatcttttttaaaaaattaaaaaagaaatgctgatgTAAAGAAGATCAAACTCAAATTTATAACTGAAATCATACAATATGATAAACCTGAAAATGGCATTTCTCCCACAGTATAGAAAAGATACTCCTTCCATTTCTAATAGCTAGGATGATTCTTGCAGCTCTATTACCCAAGGAGAGTGTAATGCAGAGGCAGTAGCAAGGAAGTCCTTCCCTTACAGTGGGAGAGGTGAAGGAAAGGgagtggagagaaaaagagggtaaAAGGAAGTGTGGGAAGCATAATAGGCAGATCCTGACATACCTTCTCTAGGCTTTTGTCAAAGACTGGCAAATTAACTCCAAATGTAGGAAATCTGGCCTTTCTCCATCTTTGGAATTTTAGAATGCCACCTTTCAGAACTGGAGGCAGAAGCATGTCAGCAACTCTGAATTCTAACTAGAGGCTTATTGAGATAGATGCTGTGATAACGATGAGGTTTCTCGGAGCTAGAGTTTGATGGGTGAACACTCTGGGGTTGCGATGTTCACCCAATGCTAAGGCATTCTCAGATGGGACCAACTCAAAGGGGAGAGACACAAGGTCCTCAATGAGCTGTGGATGGAGACAACCAGGTCACTGCCATAAGTGTCAACAATGAACACTAGCTAAGGACACAAAGGCAGAAATGAGATGTCAGCTAGCATACCCCCAAAGTACTAGGCTGAGGCCAAGAAGATTCTGTTCCCTCAATTTTCTAAATTACCCGACACAATaactctgcctccctcccaaTAGATGCTACTTTGGGAGAAACAGTCCAGGAAGCAGAATCCCAAAGAAGTCTGAGTGATAGAAGATAAACTGAGTGgtccaaaaacaaaaattaaattgctAGATACTACTGTTTTAGGCTGAATGGGGTTAAAATTGGTTCATAAACATTTTGCCCAGGAAACATAAAAGAAGCCGCTTTTTCTTTGCACATTCGGATTGTAGCAAATCTGTTTGCAATCTCATAATATAGAAATTTAGCTTCAGAAGGGAAGATTTTATGCACAAGAAAAATTAGGTACAGAGAGTTTAAATGTCTTTGCTGAGGTCAAAGCTGAAAATAGAATGGCAATTTCAACTACTCTTGACAGTAGAAAGTTGATCCAcgggaccagcactatggcatagcagataaagctgctgtctgcaatgccatcataacatatgggtgccagttcttgttcTGGATgctcactttcaatccaactcacagctaatgtgcctgggaatgcagcggaggatggtccaagtgtttggtcccctgtaccaacataggagacccagatgaagctgctggctcctggcttcagtctggccctgctcttggagaccaattggggagtgaaccagcaaattgaagacttctctctgcctctgcttctccttcactgtaactctgccttccaaataaataagtaaatcttttaaaagagagaaagagggaaagagagaaaagggaaagaaagaaagaaagagagagagagagagagagagagagagagagagagaaaattggtCCTCTTTGCCAAATGCAAGTATCTTAATTTATCAGGTAGGGCTCTATTCCTTACATTCTGACTCTCTAATCACATTCTCTcttttccaatccaccttccagTTAGTGACATCATTCTTTATTCTCTTCAGGATCATGTGTCTGaagtttattaaaaatacagttaGCTTAAACTGAGCTTACAGTTATAATAGCTAAAAAACTTTCCTGTTGTTTTACATCAACTCATCTATAAAAGCAAGTCAAAGAGGAGCAACACTCCCTTATAGATTTTGAACAGATGTCCTTAACAAGAATGGAATGGATAAGGATACTTTAAGAagtttgagggccggcgccgtggcttaacaggctaatcctccgccttgcggcgccggcacacagggttctagtcccggttggggcgctggattctatcccggttgcccctcttccaggccagctctctgctatggcccgggaaggcagtggaggatgacccaagtgcttgggccctgcacccgcatgggagaccaggagaagcacctggctcctgccttcggatcagcacgatgcgccggccgtggtggccactggagggtgaaccagcggcaaaaaggaagacctttctctctgtctctctctctcactgtccactctgcctgtcaaaaaaaagaagtttggggaaggggcaggggtttggcacggtggttaagatgtccacatcccttaTCACCATGCCTTAATCAAGTCACAGCTGTTCAACTTTCAAgttagcttcctgataatgtgcaccttggaggcagcagatgctgggttAGCTATTTGGGTTCCTGCTTTGAATCTGGCCGCCTgtttttggcctggtccagcccaagtTACTGTGTGTATTTGTAAGtaaactgtggatggaagatctctctgcctgtctgtctctctctctatttccctctctcctttttaaataatataaaaattatttaattaaaaattaaaacaaaaagtttatataaaaatagaattaaaatttatttggcagcaaaaatttaattttttcagaactttctcataatatgcattttccatggataTTTTAAGTACTCAcagacaggaaaaaaatcaaaacaacagtCTTTCTCAGAGAGCTCTAATAATATTGATATAGTTGCCCCAATAAAACTTTGGGAAAATATAAGTGGGGAATATATCAGCTGAGATGATAATATTCTCAACAAGAATGACAAATAAGGCTTTTGATAACTGCTTGAAATAGAAAGGTGGCTGTTAGATGTGTGAGGATGCTGAATGGGAGGCATTCTACTCTACCTATCACTTGAATTCCTTTTATAGTCTGAGGTGCTGCTGAGCATCAAAGTTCCAGTTATTTCAATGAAAaccttttctattttaaagtaaCGAATTTGATTCCTATTCCATGCAGGCCTTCCATAAAACCATGAGGCTTTGTTTTAATActttctaatttataaatttcctttggatatattctttCCTGTCAGTCTCATAATACTCCTAGTGAAAGATGATACAGATGAGAAACTGTGGTTACAAAAATTAAAGTGATTTCTGCAAGGTCACATTACTGGAACAcaaggagctgggattcaaaaccAAATCTTCCAACTGCAAATCCCTTTCCACTCCAATTCCTTCCTGAATTTATCTGATTTACAACAGGGCAATGACTCTTGAACCTTAACTCTGCCCTAGCAAATTgctcatatttttctttatcatcAGAAAGTAGTTTGTCAAGAATCACTGTCAAACATTCTTAATCTGGTGAACTGTAATGCCCTTCTAAATTTAACTCGGTACCAAATTATGTACAGTCAGAGAATCCATGGCCTGCAGGCCCaaaattctgaaattttcttAGTGGCTGACAGACCTCTTGGATCCATCACACTTAGTCACATCAATCATATCACCTCGAAGAACTCattgtaaagaaaatattgttaCCTGATTGATATGAACAGATGTGACATGGGACAATTACATTTCAGGTTAGGACCCCAAGGAGAAAAACACTGGATGCTCTATGAGGTTCACCAACCAGAGACTCCATTGCTAATATGATTTAGAggtgctgttttcccaagtgggAGATAGGAGAAATACAATATATGCAGATGGCATAATGTGTCTATCCAGCATATGTGGGCAGAAAATTTGCTCTGAGTATCTGAGATCTAATATTTCCTATTGCATTCCAGAGCCAAGTCCAACCTTGCAATTCTAATCCACAGGGGGAAAAAATAGTCTGTCTCAGGAAATAAATGATTATGAAAATATGAATGGGAACATGTCTACATAATTCAATACATTAAGacaaataagaattttaatagATTAGAaatatagatgacactttattgagaacatttttaaaagtatttcaatgatgaattttttaaaacaaagtttgacacaATGATGCATTTGCAGTAAGACTGATACACACagggatttcttcctttttttgttttttatttttgattttaaaaaattgttggcCCCGCGCCGCCAGCCCAGTGCCTGGTTTCTGCTCTAGGCCTGGTCCCCTTGCCGCCTGTGTCCATCACCGCGTGCAGCAACGCCGGCAGAATGTCTGACAAACTGCCCTACAAAGTCGCGGACATTGGCCTGGCTGCATGGGGACGCAAGGCCCTTGACATCGCCGAGAACGAGATGCCGGGCCTGATGCGCATGTGGGAGATGTACTCGGACTCCAAGCCACTGAAGGGCGCCCGCATCGCCGGCTGCCTGCACATGACCGTGGAGACTGCCATCCTCATTGAGAACCTTGTTGCCCTGGGCGCCGAGGTGCAGTGGTCCAGCTGCAATATCTTTTCCACCCAGGACCACGCAGCGGCTGCCATTGCCAAGGCCGGCATTCCAGTGTATGCCTGGAAGGGCGAAACAGACGAGGAGTACCTGTGGTGCATCGAGCAGACGCTCTACTTAAAGGACGGGCCCCTCAACATGATCCTGGACAATGGCGGTGACCTCACCAGCCTCATCCACACCAAGTATCCACAGCTCCTGTCAGGCATCAGGGGCATCTCTGAGGAGACCACGACCGGGGTCCAAAACCTCTACAAGATGATGGCCAATGGGGTCCTGAAGGTGCCTGCAATCAATGTCAATGACTCTGTCACCAAGAGCAAATTTGACAACCTCTATGGCTGCCGGGAGTCCCTCATCGACGGCATCAAGCGGGCTACGGATGTGATGATCACAGGCAAGGTGGCGGTGGTCGCAGGCTATGGCAACGTGGGCAAGGGCTGTGCCCAGGCCCTCAGGGGCTTTGGGGCCAGTGTCATCATCACTGAGATAGACCCCATCAACGCACTGCAGGCTGCCATGGAGGGCTTCGAGGTGACCACCATGGATGAAGCCTGCAAGGAGGGCAACATCTTTGTCACTACCACAGGCTGTGTGGACATCATCCTTGGGCGGCACTTTGAGCAGATGAAGGATGATGGCATTGTGTGTAACATAGGACACTTCGACGTGGAGATTGACGTCAAGTGGCTCAATGAGAATGCAGTGGAGAAGGTGAACATCAAGCCCCAGGTGGACCGCTATTGGCTGAAGAATGGGCGCCGCATCATCCTGCTTGCCGAAGTCCGGCTGGTCAATCTGGGTTGTGCCATGGGCCACCCCAGCTTCGTGATGAGCAACTCCTTCACAAACCAGGTGCTGGCACAGATTGAGCTGTGGACCCACCCTGACAAGTATGCTGTTGGTGTTCACTTCCTGCCCAAGAAGCTGGACGAGGCAGTGGCTGAAGCCCACCTGAGCAAGCTGAATGTGAAGCTGACCAAGCTGACTGAGAAGCAGGCGCAGTACCTGGGCATGTCCTGTGATGGCCCTTTCAAGCCTGATCACTACCGCTACTGAGAGCCAAGCCTACCTTTCACCTTCCAGTGCTCAGGCCCTACCTCTCCTCC
The sequence above is drawn from the Lepus europaeus isolate LE1 chromosome 3, mLepTim1.pri, whole genome shotgun sequence genome and encodes:
- the LOC133757080 gene encoding adenosylhomocysteinase-like — translated: MSDKLPYKVADIGLAAWGRKALDIAENEMPGLMRMWEMYSDSKPLKGARIAGCLHMTVETAILIENLVALGAEVQWSSCNIFSTQDHAAAAIAKAGIPVYAWKGETDEEYLWCIEQTLYLKDGPLNMILDNGGDLTSLIHTKYPQLLSGIRGISEETTTGVQNLYKMMANGVLKVPAINVNDSVTKSKFDNLYGCRESLIDGIKRATDVMITGKVAVVAGYGNVGKGCAQALRGFGASVIITEIDPINALQAAMEGFEVTTMDEACKEGNIFVTTTGCVDIILGRHFEQMKDDGIVCNIGHFDVEIDVKWLNENAVEKVNIKPQVDRYWLKNGRRIILLAEVRLVNLGCAMGHPSFVMSNSFTNQVLAQIELWTHPDKYAVGVHFLPKKLDEAVAEAHLSKLNVKLTKLTEKQAQYLGMSCDGPFKPDHYRY